One genomic segment of Falco peregrinus isolate bFalPer1 chromosome 7, bFalPer1.pri, whole genome shotgun sequence includes these proteins:
- the SOX7 gene encoding LOW QUALITY PROTEIN: transcription factor SOX-7 (The sequence of the model RefSeq protein was modified relative to this genomic sequence to represent the inferred CDS: inserted 2 bases in 2 codons; deleted 1 base in 1 codon; substituted 1 base at 1 genomic stop codon), with the protein MAALLSTYRWPERLEGAEGLPPGPPPRCPPAEKGSESRIRRPMNAFMVWAKDERKRLAVQNPDLHNAELSKMLGKSWKALSLSQKRPYVEEAERLRVKHMQDYPNYKYRPRRKKQVKRICKRVDPGFLLGSLTRDQNVVPEKRTCSQAGGEKEGAGXVPALPGXLPAVRGYREAPGSGSSTSMDTYPYGLPTPPEMSPLDAIDPEQSFFSSPCPEEHHRSHLAGATYSPEYAGSSLPCSHHPLSPMPQPATCMIPPASSCPPLPPPPPPSYYTPAFPSLHPPSLHAHLGQLSPPPDHHSFDTLDQLSQAELLGEMDRNEFDQYLNNPGHGDPHGGXVLVNGHVPASGSSHASETSLISVLADATATYYNNYSVS; encoded by the exons atGGCTGCGCTGCTCAGCACCTACCGCTGGCCCGAGCGGCTGGAGGGGGCCGAGGGGctgccgccggggccgcccccgcgctgcccgcccgcaGAGAAGGGCTCCGAGAGCCGCATCCGCCGGCCCATGAACGCCTTCATGGTGTGGGCGAAGGACGAGAGGAAGCGGCTGGCCGTGCAGAACCCCGACCTGCACAACGCGGAGCTCAGCAAGATGCTCG gcAAGTCCTGGAAGGCTCTGAGCCTCTCGCAGAAGCGTCCCTACGTGGAGGAGGCTGAGCGGCTGCGGGTGAAGCACATGCAAGATTACCCAAACTACAAATACCGGCCCCGGCGGAAGAAGCAGGTCAAACGGATCTGCAAGCGGGTGGACCCCGGGTTTTTGCTGGGCAGCCTGACACGGGACCAAAACGTGGTGCCAGAGAAGCGGACCTGCAGCCAGGCCGGAGGGGAGAAAGAGGGGGCCGGGTGAGTACCCGCCTTGCCCG GGCTGCCAGCCGTCCGGGGGTACCGGGAGGCCCcgggcagtggcagcagcaccagcatggACACCTACCCCTACGGGCTGCCCACTCCCCCGGAGATGTCTCCACTGGACGCCATAGATCCCGAGCAGAGCTTCTTCTCCTCACCCTGCCCCGAGGAGCATCACCGCTCCCACCTTGCCGGTGCCACCTACTCCCCGGAGTACGCGGGCAGCTCCCTCCCATGCAGCCACCACCCTCTCAGCCCCATGCCACAGCCGGCCACCTGCATGATCCCCCCAGCCTCCAGTtgccctccccttcctcctcctcctcctcccagctaCTACACACCCGCCTTCCCGTCCCTGCACCCCCCTAGCCTCCATGCCCACCTGGGCCAGCTTTCCCCGCCACCTGACCACCACAGCTTTGACACCTTGGACCAGCTGAGCCAAGCCGAGCTCCTGGGGGAGATG GACCGCAATGAGTTTGACCAGTATCTCAACAACCCCGGCCATGGTGACCCCCATGGCG GGGTCTTGGTCAACGGACACGTCCCGGCATCTGGCAGCTCCCACGCCTCTGAGACCAGCCTCATCTCCGTCCTCGCCGATGCCACCGCCACCTACTACAATAACTACAGCGTCTCCTAG